CCGCATTGAGCCTGGGGTCACAGGTGGTATCATACCGATTATGAAGTTCTTCGCTGACAATATTTCTGGCACCGCCAACACATTCGGTTACGTTTTTGCCTGTCATTTCGAGATGAACGCCTCCCGGAATGGTTCCTTCGGCCCAGTGAATTTCAAAAAACCGGGTGATTTCCTTTAAAATATCATTAAAATCCCGGGTCTTGTGTCCGGATTCCGAGGTAAAGGTGTTGGCATGCATGGGATCGCAGTTCCACACGATATGAGACCCCTCTTTTTTAATTTCCCGAAGCAGGGCCGGCAGCTTTTTCTCGATATTGTCATATCCCATTCGGGTAATCAGCGTCAATCTTCCGGGTTCGTTTTCAGGGTTCAGGATTTCAATGAGCTGCTTGATATTATCAATATCATGATCCGGGCCGAGTTTTACCCCTATCGGATTAAGTACACCTTTTAGGAATTCAACATGCGCACCGTCCACCTGCCGGGTTCTCTCGCCAATCCAGAGCATATGAGCCGAACAGTCATACCAGTCGCCAGTGGTGGAATCAATACGGGTCAACGCCTCTTCGTAAGGCAGCAAAAGGGCTTCATGGGAGGTAAAAATCTGGGTTTGATTAATCTGGGGAATATCCGTGGGGATTCCGATGGTATTCATAAATTTCATGGCCTGGTCAATCTGTTTGGCTAGACGATCATAAGACCGTCCCATGGGGGATTGCGCCACAAACTCCTGGTTCCAGGCCTGAACCCTGTGCAGGGCTGCGTACCCGCCCCGGGTAAATGCCCGCAACAGGTTCAGGGTGGAGGCAGCCAGATAATAACCTTTAAGCATGTATTTAGGATTCGGGGTCCGCGCCTTGATGGAAAATTCATTTTTATTCACCATGTCTCCCCGATAAGACGGCAGCTCTACACCATCAACAGTTTCCGTATCTGACGAACGGGGTTTGGCAAACTGCCCGGCAATCCGGCCCACCTTTATGGCGGGCTTTCCACCGGCATAGGCCATAACAACGGCCATCTGCAACAACACTTTCATAGTTTCCCTGATAGTCGGTGCCGTAACCTGGGAAAAATCTTCTGAACAGTCGCCACCTTGAATCAGAAACGCCTCCCCTTTTGACGCTTTAGCCAGCAGGTCTTTTAACGTTCTTATTTCTCCGGCAAAAACCAGCGGCGGCAGTAAAGCCAAATCCTTGGTGACTTTTTCCAACGCGTTCTGATCCGGCCAGTTGGGCTGCTGAAGGGCCGTGTAATTTTTCCAACTTGATTTTGTCCATCCATTTTGATTTGTCATGTTTATTCCATCTTATCCTTATTTATAAGAAAACCTGTGCAATCTACACGGATCTTTCAACTTTTATTTTGGGTTGACTCTGGGTTTTGATACACGAACTCAGCCTATGACTTTTTATATAACAGCCACGGGCTGACCTGACATATCATCTGCCAGGCACAGCCCACAACAAAGTTTGAAAGTTCTGAGCAACTTACCCAGTCTTTCATACAAAAAATCCCCATTAAATTGCTAAATCACGCCCTGCAATTTAGAATGTTTATTCTCAAATTGCAAAGTATACAGCGAAAAAATTTGCCGGACCTTTCGGATAATGTTAATAATTTTATTGTTGTTTCTTTAACATTTATACGAATCCGGTGATGCGTACTTTTCGAATGTTATCCCGTTATGGCCATGTTGGTGAATTTTATAAATTCCATGGCCCTTATCAAAAAATTTTATATAACGGCTATGGGCCGTCCTTGGTCTGTCTACACCCAGGTCTCGGCCCACAACAAAGATATAAAGATCTGAGTAACTTACCCAGACTTTCTTATAAAAAACAACCGCGCAACCAAATTCTTTAGAAAACCTTTGTGAGGATAAAATGAAAAACAATTATGAATTAGAAAAATTTGTTCGCTATACTTTGGGGTGTGGCTGCCCACAGGAAGTATTTAACAAAATCGAATATGATAAAAAAAAAAATGGGCCATGGGAAAGACGAATTAACGTTGGTGATAGATTGCTGGTTTACTTTATCAATGTGGATGCGGAAAAAAATATACCTAAAACAATTACCGCAGCTATGGAATCAGGCGTTACGGAGAGAGACAATAAAAAATTTAACCGCTTTAGACTCGTTGTCGTGACCTCAAACCATCACCAAATAAGCAAATTATCAGAAAAAACGTTTTGTGAGTCAAAACTATTTGACGAAAAAACGCATCTTCACTTTGTGTCGGAAGATGACATACAAGCACTTGATTATATATAATCAAGGCGAAAATGTTTGGCACTCTTAATTTAAAAGGGATAGAGAATAGATTTACATTATCCGGAACAAGGGTATTTTCAGCTGTTTGCCGCAAACCGCATTTTGGGCGCGGATTCGGGTATCTGTCCACGAAGAGCGGCAGACGTTATGGCATCCCAATGTTCCGCAATCATTTCATTGGCCATTTTGAGAATTTGGCTGCTCAAGAGCTCTGCATGATCTGCATGCCGGGCTTTTAAACTTTCAAGCTGCGCACGGATAGCTGAATCGGTTACGGTTTCAAGCGCCTGATCATATGTCAGAACCGCCTTGGTTTCCAGTTGAATCAATTGCTCCAGTGTTTTTAATGTTGTTTTCTTGTCCATACGTACCTTCCGATTCTTAAAAAAGCGTTGAAGATTTTCTTACCCCGTGTCGTATGATCCTCATTTATTGCCTGATCATAATTCAACAATTCAAAACCCAGGACCATCAGTTCCACTATTTAAGTACAAAAGGCAAAGAGTTGTATATATGGGAAAACCCCCATATTCGCACTTGAAAGACTGTATGTATTTGATTTTATATCACAGCTGCCTGGCGGAATGGGTGACATTTAAACATTAGGAAGACAGAGACTCCCCCGTAACTTTTTAAATCACCCGTCTTAAAATTTAGTATATAAATTTTAAAAAACTTTTTGAAATATAACATTCCCCTGTATTTTTAGCAAGGTACACAATATCTTTCTAAAATAAAAAGACGATTAATTCCTATGCGCTATTTGTTACGATCTATTTTTCCGTGGCTGCTTCAATATCGATTATTCTGCTGCTTAAAAGATAAGAACGGGTTTTATACCGCTGAACTTTCATAACTTTCAGCAGCAGATCCTTTAGTCTTTCCGTACTTTGAAGAATATGGGATACAGGCTCTTTAAATCCCGAGACACCGGGCTGTTTGTTTAATTCTTCGGTTAAAATCTCGCAATACCCGGAAATAATCTGCACAGGTTGGGCAAACTCATGACAAACGGCTCCGGCCATCTCAAGTACGCCAGTCAACCGCTCTGCCCGTTCACATTCTCCGGGTTCGGAATCACTGTGCACTAAACGTCGAAGCATTTTAGAATATTGGACTGCGTGCCTGATTTCAGAACGAAATATATCACTTTCCCAAGGTTTTTTAATGAACCGGAAAACCTGCCCTTGATTAATTGCACTGATGGTTGCATCAATATCTGCGTAACCCGACATAAGGACTCTGACCGTGGCGGGCAGAATTTGTTTCATTTTTTCTAAAAAAACAGTACCTTCCATTTCCGGCATTCTCTGATCTGAAACAACAACCGTCGGTTCAATCCCGCAGGCTTCTTTCAGTGCATTGGCAGGAGACGAAAACAAAAAACATTTAACAGGTTCCTGCCTAAAAATTCGCTCAATTGATTTTAATACCTTAACATCGTCATCAACTATCATGATTTTATCATCCATGCCATCTCCTGTTTATATTTTAAGGAAGGGAGTACATCTGAATATTATTGATAAATATCCATATAAGCAACAAAAGAGTTTTTATATGAAACTCTCTGTAAACCACAGAGATGTTTTAATATTCGTTGTGGGCCGAACCACGGTCAAAGACCAAAGACGGTCCGTGACCGTTTTATATGAAAGTTTCAATAAGTTGCTAAGTGACTCCGAACAACAAATTGTGAAAAAAATATCGATAAAAGTTCTTTATTTTACGATTTTCTTAATATATTCTGTACAAGTTATTATATAAAAAAGCGGCTCTTTTTCATCAGTTCGCTCACGTTGATCACTTCAGACATTAAATGCGTGGGCTTTTCCAGTTGATATGGTCTTTTTTTATAGCCGATACGAAAACGAAAATATGTACTTACAAAACAGATAGCTGCATTGTAAATTATGATAAATTTCATATAATTATAATGAGTTGCAATCATATATCGTAATTAGGCAACTTATCAACATCATTCAATGACAATGGAATCTGAAAACAAATTCAAGTGCAGGAGATGGCATCAAAAAATGGATGTGACGGATATCGTCATACCTGATACGTACGACAAAAATCTTGCAGAGCCCCTCACCCAACGACGCCCCAATGCGAAGTACCTTATTATGTCCGGGTATACCGCCAATGTTACCCCAGAACATAGTGTATTGGAGAGTGGCGTTCATTTCCCCAATTACCCTTTTTCTAAGCGAAACCAATTAAAAAAGGTGTGGATGGATTCAATCATACAAAAAAAATAAATAAAAAATATAGAAACAAAGGAGGGATGGATGACCGACCAACTATACAGTATGAATAAAGCAGTAGCCGACATGACCATTAAAACAGGTAAATACCTCACTTTCTCTTTAGAATCGGAAGAGTATGGGATTGGTATTCTTAAAGTCAAAGAGATAATTGGTATGTTACCCATTACTTCGGTTCCAAGAACGCCGGACTTTGTCAAAGGCGTTATAAATTTACGGGGAAAGGTCATACCGGTAATTGATCTTCGGTCAAAATTCAATATGAAATCAATTTCTTACAATGACAGAACCTGCATTATTGTCGTGGAAATTGATGCCGAACAGTCCACGGTTCTAATTGGGATTGTCGTTGATACCGTCTCCGAGGTTTTAAACATAAAAGAAGATGAAATTGAGGAAACTCCGGCTTTTGGCACAAAACTGGATACAAGATATATCCTTGGCATGGCCAAACAGGATGCGGGCGTTAAAATTCTTTTAAACATAGATAAGGTCCTTTCGTCCGACGAAATGGCCGCTATTCAAAATGCGTCATAAACACATGTTTTAAAAAAATAAAGGAGTTTAGGATGAAAAACGTAAGTCTGGGATTAAAAATAACATATGGATTTGCCGTATTGATCATCATCGCCGTGGCTCTTGGTTTAATGGCTGTTGTGAATATGCGAACGGTAGGAACAAAGAGCACGATGCTGGCCGATGAATATGTACCCGAAGTGGCCGTTGCCATGGAATTAAGTAATGCTGCCAACCAAGTGATGTACGAAATGAGAGGGTACGGATATACCGAAGATGAAAAGTTTTTCCACTTGGGTCAAAAAGCCATGAATGCAGTTGACACGGCCTTGCAAAAGGCTCGTGAACTTGATGAAAATTCCCGGAATCTAAAAAAGCTTAAGGCTCAGATTGATACGGCACACAACGCTGTTGAAGAATACAAAGCCCTGACAAAACAGACCGTTGACACCAATGCCAAGCTTGCTGCAAATAGACGGACACTGGATGAATCAGCCCAAAAGTATATGTCAAATTCAGCGGATTTTTTAGCGGGCCAGAATGCAAAGTTCAAATCAGATCTGGACGCCCGTCAACAAAAAATTCAACTTGCCACAGATCTTGTTCATATCGGTGCCGGCGTCAGGGTTGCCAATTTTAAAGCCCAGGCAACCAACGATGTGAATCTTTTGAAAAAGGCAATTTCACTCTTGGATGACGTATCAGAACCGTTAAATGACTTAAGAGCCGTGATCCATGATGAGGCAGATATCCAAAGAGTAAAAGCAATTCGTTCGGCAGCCCAGAATTATCAGAAGGCAATAGAGCAATTTATGACCGAGTTTAATCGCAGCGGCCTTGCAGACAAAAACCTGCTGTACAGGTACCGGGACCAAATGGACAAAAATGCCGGCATTTATGTGTCCAATTGTGATGAATTTCTTGAGGGGCAGCACGAGAAGTTAACTAAGGATATGATGGAAAGAAATGCAAAAATAACCCTGGTAAACGATATTATTACCCTTGGCAATGAAACACGAATTGGCGCCTTTAAATCCCAGGCATTG
This window of the uncultured Desulfobacter sp. genome carries:
- a CDS encoding 3-deoxy-7-phosphoheptulonate synthase class II translates to MTNQNGWTKSSWKNYTALQQPNWPDQNALEKVTKDLALLPPLVFAGEIRTLKDLLAKASKGEAFLIQGGDCSEDFSQVTAPTIRETMKVLLQMAVVMAYAGGKPAIKVGRIAGQFAKPRSSDTETVDGVELPSYRGDMVNKNEFSIKARTPNPKYMLKGYYLAASTLNLLRAFTRGGYAALHRVQAWNQEFVAQSPMGRSYDRLAKQIDQAMKFMNTIGIPTDIPQINQTQIFTSHEALLLPYEEALTRIDSTTGDWYDCSAHMLWIGERTRQVDGAHVEFLKGVLNPIGVKLGPDHDIDNIKQLIEILNPENEPGRLTLITRMGYDNIEKKLPALLREIKKEGSHIVWNCDPMHANTFTSESGHKTRDFNDILKEITRFFEIHWAEGTIPGGVHLEMTGKNVTECVGGARNIVSEELHNRYDTTCDPRLNAEQSLEVAFQIADMIKH
- a CDS encoding response regulator; translation: MDDKIMIVDDDVKVLKSIERIFRQEPVKCFLFSSPANALKEACGIEPTVVVSDQRMPEMEGTVFLEKMKQILPATVRVLMSGYADIDATISAINQGQVFRFIKKPWESDIFRSEIRHAVQYSKMLRRLVHSDSEPGECERAERLTGVLEMAGAVCHEFAQPVQIISGYCEILTEELNKQPGVSGFKEPVSHILQSTERLKDLLLKVMKVQRYKTRSYLLSSRIIDIEAATEK
- a CDS encoding chemotaxis protein CheW, whose product is MTDQLYSMNKAVADMTIKTGKYLTFSLESEEYGIGILKVKEIIGMLPITSVPRTPDFVKGVINLRGKVIPVIDLRSKFNMKSISYNDRTCIIVVEIDAEQSTVLIGIVVDTVSEVLNIKEDEIEETPAFGTKLDTRYILGMAKQDAGVKILLNIDKVLSSDEMAAIQNAS